The Vibrio tarriae genome includes a window with the following:
- the rpsB gene encoding 30S ribosomal protein S2: protein MASVSMRDMLTAGVHFGHQTRYWNPKMKQFIFGARNRVHIINLEKTVPMFNEALAELAKVGEKKGKVLFVGTKRAASESVKEAALASNQYYVNNRWLGGMLTNWKTVRQSIKRLKELEVQSTDGTFDKLTKKEALMRTREMEKLEKSLGGIKDMGGLPDALFVIDADHEHIAIKEANNLGIPVFAVVDTNSSPDGVDYIIPGNDDAIRAVQLYLNAAAASINEGRNKDAVVAEKDGFVEAE from the coding sequence ATGGCATCTGTATCAATGCGCGATATGCTGACAGCGGGCGTACACTTCGGTCACCAAACTCGTTACTGGAACCCAAAAATGAAGCAATTCATTTTCGGTGCTCGTAACCGCGTTCACATCATCAACCTAGAAAAAACTGTACCAATGTTCAACGAAGCTCTAGCTGAGCTGGCAAAAGTTGGCGAGAAAAAAGGTAAAGTTCTGTTCGTAGGTACTAAGCGCGCTGCATCTGAGTCTGTTAAAGAAGCTGCTCTAGCAAGCAACCAATACTACGTTAACAACCGCTGGTTGGGCGGTATGCTGACTAACTGGAAAACTGTTCGTCAGTCAATCAAGCGTCTGAAAGAGCTGGAAGTTCAATCAACTGACGGTACTTTTGACAAGCTGACTAAGAAAGAAGCTCTAATGCGCACTCGCGAAATGGAGAAACTTGAAAAGTCTCTTGGCGGTATCAAAGATATGGGCGGCCTGCCTGACGCTCTGTTCGTAATCGACGCAGATCACGAGCACATCGCTATCAAAGAAGCGAACAACCTAGGTATTCCAGTATTTGCTGTTGTTGATACTAACTCTAGCCCAGACGGCGTAGACTACATCATCCCAGGTAACGACGACGCGATCCGCGCTGTTCAACTGTACCTGAATGCGGCTGCTGCTTCGATCAATGAAGGTCGTAACAAAGACGCTGTTGTAGCTGAAAAAGACGGTTTCGTAGAAGCGGAATAA
- the tsf gene encoding translation elongation factor Ts: MAVTAALVKELRERTGAGMMECKKALVETNGDIELAIENMRKSGAAKAAKKAGNIAAEGTIIIKEGEGVAALVEVNCQTDFVAKDGSFVAFANQVADAAVASKASVEELQAQFEEVRVALVAKIGENINIRRVQYVEGATLATYRHGDRIGVVVAGSTDAETLKHVAMHVAASRPEFLTPDDVPAEVVAKEREVQVGIAMNEGKPKEIAEKMVEGRMKKFTGEVSLTGQPFVMEPKKTVGEILAEKGVAVTAFVRLEVGEGIEKQEGLSFAEEVALVQKG, from the coding sequence ATGGCTGTTACTGCTGCTCTAGTAAAAGAACTGCGCGAGCGTACTGGCGCAGGTATGATGGAATGTAAGAAAGCCCTTGTTGAAACGAACGGTGACATCGAGCTGGCGATCGAAAACATGCGTAAGAGTGGTGCTGCTAAAGCTGCTAAAAAAGCTGGCAACATCGCTGCTGAAGGCACCATCATTATCAAAGAAGGCGAAGGCGTTGCGGCTCTGGTTGAAGTAAACTGCCAAACTGACTTCGTAGCAAAAGACGGCAGCTTCGTAGCATTTGCTAACCAAGTTGCTGACGCTGCTGTTGCTTCTAAAGCCTCTGTAGAAGAACTACAAGCGCAATTCGAAGAAGTTCGTGTTGCTCTAGTTGCGAAAATTGGTGAGAACATCAACATCCGTCGCGTTCAGTACGTTGAAGGCGCAACTCTGGCTACTTACCGTCACGGCGATCGTATCGGTGTAGTAGTTGCAGGTTCTACTGACGCAGAAACTCTGAAGCACGTTGCAATGCACGTTGCTGCTTCTCGTCCAGAATTCCTGACTCCAGACGACGTTCCAGCTGAAGTTGTTGCCAAAGAGCGTGAAGTTCAAGTTGGCATCGCAATGAACGAAGGCAAGCCAAAAGAAATCGCAGAGAAAATGGTTGAAGGCCGTATGAAGAAATTCACTGGCGAAGTTTCTCTGACTGGTCAGCCATTCGTAATGGAACCAAAGAAAACTGTTGGCGAAATTCTGGCGGAGAAAGGCGTAGCTGTAACTGCGTTCGTTCGTCTTGAAGTAGGTGAAGGCATCGAAAAACAAGAAGGCCTGAGCTTTGCTGAAGAAGTAGCACTGGTGCAAAAGGGTTAA
- the pyrH gene encoding UMP kinase: protein MTTNPKPAYQRILLKLSGEALQGSEGFGIDPTVLERMAQEVKELVELGVQVGVVIGGGNLFRGAGLAKAGMNRVVGDHMGMLATVMNGLAMRDALHRAYVNARLMSAIPLNGVCDDYSWSDAIRELRQGRVVIFAAGTGNPFFTTDSAACLRGIEIEADVVLKATKVDGVYSADPVANPEAQLYDKLTYNDVLEKELKVMDLAAFTLARDHKMPIRVFNMNKPGALRRVVMGETEGTLISDVQ from the coding sequence ATGACTACGAACCCTAAACCAGCTTATCAACGTATTCTGTTAAAACTAAGTGGTGAAGCGCTACAAGGCTCTGAAGGTTTTGGTATTGATCCTACGGTACTTGAACGTATGGCTCAGGAAGTAAAAGAACTGGTTGAGCTGGGCGTACAAGTGGGTGTAGTGATTGGTGGGGGCAACCTGTTCCGTGGTGCTGGTCTTGCTAAAGCAGGCATGAACCGTGTAGTGGGTGACCACATGGGGATGTTGGCAACCGTGATGAACGGCTTGGCAATGCGTGATGCGTTGCATCGTGCTTATGTGAATGCTCGCCTGATGTCTGCTATCCCGCTAAATGGTGTGTGTGACGATTACAGCTGGTCTGATGCGATTCGTGAATTACGTCAAGGCCGAGTGGTGATTTTCGCTGCGGGTACTGGCAATCCTTTCTTTACTACGGATTCGGCTGCGTGTCTGCGTGGTATTGAAATTGAAGCGGACGTGGTTCTCAAAGCGACCAAAGTAGATGGTGTTTACAGCGCTGACCCGGTAGCCAACCCAGAAGCACAACTGTATGATAAGCTGACTTACAACGATGTGCTTGAGAAAGAGCTGAAAGTGATGGATTTGGCGGCGTTTACTCTAGCTCGTGACCATAAAATGCCAATTCGTGTATTTAACATGAACAAACCTGGCGCACTTCGTCGCGTCGTTATGGGTGAAACTGAAGGTACGCTGATCAGTGACGTGCAGTGA
- the frr gene encoding ribosome recycling factor, with amino-acid sequence MINEIKKDAQERMEKSVEALKNGLSKIRTGRAHPSLLTGISVDYYGAPTPLNQVANVIAEDARTLAITVFDRELTQKVEKAILMSDLGLNPMSAGTIIRVPLPPLTEERRRDLVKIVRGEAEGGRVAVRNIRRDANNDLKALLKDKEISEDDERRAQEEIQKLTDAAVKKIDDVLAAKEKELMEV; translated from the coding sequence GTGATTAATGAGATCAAAAAAGATGCGCAAGAGCGTATGGAGAAAAGTGTTGAAGCACTGAAAAATGGCCTGTCTAAGATCCGTACTGGCCGTGCTCACCCAAGTCTGCTGACGGGTATTTCAGTTGACTACTACGGCGCTCCAACTCCACTTAATCAGGTTGCTAACGTGATTGCAGAAGATGCACGTACGCTAGCGATCACCGTGTTTGATCGCGAATTAACTCAAAAAGTTGAAAAAGCGATCCTGATGTCTGATCTGGGTCTTAACCCAATGTCAGCTGGCACCATTATCCGCGTTCCACTGCCACCGCTCACCGAAGAACGTCGCCGTGATCTGGTGAAAATCGTGCGTGGTGAAGCAGAAGGTGGTCGTGTTGCGGTACGTAACATCCGTCGCGATGCGAACAATGATCTGAAAGCGCTACTGAAAGACAAAGAGATTTCAGAAGACGATGAACGCCGTGCACAAGAAGAGATTCAAAAGCTGACCGATGCGGCAGTGAAGAAGATTGATGATGTGCTTGCTGCAAAAGAAAAAGAGTTGATGGAAGTTTAA